The Gossypium arboreum isolate Shixiya-1 chromosome 6, ASM2569848v2, whole genome shotgun sequence DNA window GAGGCCCCACACACTTCTACATTAAAgtcttaatttaaaatttgtaagaatttagTAAGGTAAGAAGTTTGTAAGAATTTAATGCTCGTATGATATGAGTTATAGTAgaatttaaattctaaaaatttatatGGTCTCTATAATTGAGTAAGATCAAGTAGTAGTAATGCATGTGTAATTTGACAAAGTCTAAGTGCGTAAATAAATTAGGTTagatattttgttaagtaatcCAGTTTAATTGTGACACTCGGTACCCGAACTCGACGATCGGGTTAGGTATAAGATGTTGCACTATGCCTTGATTAATTATTGGCTATTGTTTTACTTTTTGGGGGGAGTTCATGCAGATATAGGGAGTAAAGTAGAATCATTTGCTTAAGTTTTGTCAAAAAGCTTAAGAGAGATGTTTTTAGGACCAAGTTTGTTCAACAATGTTTGTTTAGTAACCTAATCAGTCATGGACTTGGACAGCTACGTTAGAAGACAACCTAGGCATTTTTATGTGATGACTTTTTTGACATGGGCCTTATGGAAAGCTTTATTCTTGTTCTCAGAAACAAAATTATCAACAGGAGCATTACGTGAATAAATTggatttatgaaaaaaaaaagttgaatctGACTTGGGATTTGAGAGAGAATTTTTCTCTTCTCATAGACGTCATTGATGGCTTATTTCAAGGAGGGCTTTTCTTATTGACTTAGGACTTCGCTGATTGAATATGAAATATATAAGAAGTCAAGTTTATCTAGGTTACTTGGTACTTATTGCAGTTGCTTAGGATGCCTATTAATAGGATAGAGAGTTGAAAACTGTTATTTTGGTTATTTATTCTCTTTGTTTATTTCCGCACTCTACTTTAGGCGTTATTTGTGAGTCAATTTAAACTTTTGTAAGTGATATTTGGGTAAGTGGTTGTAACTAGTTGGGACTAGCTATTAGGCTTGCAAATACATCTTGTAGAAAGGTAGTTTAGGCTTACACTAATAGGTGGTTGGATCAATTGAGGAATAAGAGACCATCCACTAAGTAAGGATATGTAAAGTAAAATTATTTTCGAATTACGTAAACAAATTGATAACCGTGTTCAAATCTCTCTCTACTTTtgttatttctatttctattttattgATTCTATGACAGAGTATAGTATCAAACAGTTAAGTGATATTCATAACAAACTAacgtattttcaaaaataaaccaaaatgcaataaatttaaagtttttaaataaaagCAATTCATTCATACATGCCAAATTTCACATCATGTTCCATACTTCCACTGATACAACTCTCACCATCACAACCAAACTTCTGATAAATTTTGTGTTGCCCATCAATGTTATCTTTCTCttgcaaatttttttattataatttttacaaattttaacaagtttttataatattataatatcttttagtttttcttatataattttttgtaacctttttattttaaaaaaaatacttttttCAAATAATAATGTCATTATTTGACGCGTTGTAATTTATAATTAGCCAGATATCTTAACCAATTTTTTGTAATGTTCAAAAGATTCAACCAGTGAACTTTTAATATGGTTAGGGACTAAAGTGGAAAAGAAATAAGGATCAAAgtgaaaaaaatagaatttaaggactaaaatataaattaaacctATCACTAAACGACCTTTGAACGTCTCCAAACGTCAATATTGGCCCAATAGAGAAGACATTAGTTCAAAATACCTTCGACGCTTCCTTCCTCACCCAATAAAAAACACCATTTTATTTCCTTGATTTGccttttcttttgaattttgttTCTTTAATATCTTTCCTTGAGTCGTGACACAAAGAAGGGAAGACGAGGGATTATAAAGAGAAAACATCAAGACGTACGCCCTTTATTTGCTTCCCTTTCATCTAACCTTGGTTTTCTCTACTGTAAGTATGTTTCCTTTTTAAACTATTTGATTTATTGCAGATCTGGGTTTTGTTTAATTTTCTAGGATAGATATGGGTTTTGAATTTTATGTTTGTTTGATAGAAATATGTATTGATTATCCAGCTTGTTAATTGTTTCTGATaagatttgttttttttttaaatgtagaTTTAACATGTTATTCTGGCTTTTCTGTTTTTGGGTTTTTGAAGATCTGAGTTGATAGCATGTTTTCATGAGCGCGATTAAGGACTAGAAAAAGATCTATCATGATCTAGCTGAAACAATAACATTTTAGGTTAAAAATCTGTCTCAAATAGTTAAAGTATAAATAGCTTTCAGGTGAAAGGGAAATAAAGGATTTATGCTTTGTGATATAACAATTGAACATTGATGAAGCTAATTCATGAGTTGCTATATGTATTTGTTTGGCAATTATGGTTTAAAGCGTTATTGGCCTTCAAGCTCGGACGGAATCTgtagaaaaatattttacaaaagtTTGTAGTGCTGTTGATAAGGGAAATTTGCACCCTGCTTCTAGCTGatactgatatatatatatatataagattttCCTGTTAGGGTTGTTCAATCATTTAGATATTCGCATATGTGTTTAACTAGATGTGTTCGATTCAGTCTTTTGTGTATTCTTTCCAATAGTTTATTGCATTTGAAATGAGGCTGTCGTAAAAAAGCATTTTGAGTGAGGCCCGGGCTGCTGCATTAAAGCAGGGATTTACATGGgttattcccttgagaaattagATAATTTTGACGTATTGTGATTTaaaactttctttgtttttgagtcTGGGTTATTCTCTCTTACATGTAGTGATGTATCGAATTGGCTACATGATTTCAGGTCACATCGGCTAAGGACTATTAGTATCTAAATTCTAAATTATGGTCCTTGATGCCATTGTATCTTCTCCCCATCGGAGATCAGGATCAATGAGGAAACAATTCCCAAAAGATGAGTTGGGGAGCTGGTCAACACTTGTTCAGAGGCATAGATTCCTCTTAACAGCTTTGGGACTCTTAGCATTCTTATGTACTATCTACCTTTACTTTGCTGTTACTCTAGGAGCTACAGACACATGTTCTGGCTTGGAAGGAACACAGAGAGCAACGTGTAAACTGCAGCACGCAAGGTCGACTCTATCCCACGGAAAACTCAAATTATTTTAGCATGT harbors:
- the LOC108484533 gene encoding uncharacterized protein LOC108484533, with protein sequence MVLDAIVSSPHRRSGSMRKQFPKDELGSWSTLVQRHRFLLTALGLLAFLCTIYLYFAVTLGATDTCSGLEGTQRATCKLQHARSTLSHGKLKLF